One window of Hydrogenispora ethanolica genomic DNA carries:
- a CDS encoding carbohydrate ABC transporter permease, with translation MKSKLSMFLLLAPFSVIFAIFLLFPLVYGVVLSLSDQASRFSVLNYLNVLHDEIFGKALLNTLFYITGNIFLAILSLLIAILIKELNSEKLAKKYETLMIFPYVIPMVVTGIVFKYIFQPQIGLFSGLLRLLGLAQFSNVALLSDPFYAKVVITLVWIFVYTGYMVNIYYSSLREIPASYYEAASIDGSNWFQRMFQITIPLLSNIFVYTIVSGIILSFQIFPLIWILTGSGFGLGAGGPDNSTMSLDLYIYQTAFRDHNLYSASAMGVIMLAVTYLISLIPMKLVKEVNYV, from the coding sequence TTGAAGAGTAAGTTGTCCATGTTCTTATTGCTAGCGCCTTTCAGCGTGATATTTGCAATTTTCTTGTTGTTTCCACTGGTGTACGGAGTGGTTTTGAGCCTATCCGACCAGGCCAGCCGATTTTCGGTGCTCAACTATTTGAATGTGCTGCATGATGAGATCTTTGGTAAAGCTCTGTTAAACACCTTGTTTTATATCACCGGCAATATTTTCTTAGCGATACTCTCCTTATTGATCGCCATTCTTATCAAGGAGCTGAACTCGGAAAAACTAGCCAAAAAATATGAAACGCTCATGATTTTTCCGTATGTGATTCCGATGGTGGTCACCGGGATCGTCTTCAAATACATTTTTCAACCGCAGATCGGTTTGTTTAGCGGGTTATTAAGACTTTTGGGCCTGGCTCAGTTTTCCAATGTCGCCTTATTGTCGGATCCTTTTTATGCCAAAGTGGTGATTACCCTCGTCTGGATTTTTGTTTATACCGGTTATATGGTGAATATCTATTATTCGTCCTTGCGCGAGATCCCCGCTTCTTATTATGAAGCGGCCAGTATCGACGGTTCGAATTGGTTTCAAAGAATGTTTCAAATAACCATTCCTTTATTGAGCAATATTTTTGTTTATACCATCGTATCTGGAATTATCCTGTCATTTCAGATCTTCCCGCTGATTTGGATCTTAACGGGTTCGGGATTTGGGCTGGGAGCCGGCGGTCCCGATAACTCCACCATGTCGCTGGATCTCTATATCTACCAGACCGCGTTTCGCGATCATAACCTCTATTCGGCTAGCGCCATGGGAGTGATCATGCTGGCGGTGACCTACTTGATCTCACTGATCCCGATGAAATTGGTGAAGGAGGTAAACTATGTATAA
- a CDS encoding extracellular solute-binding protein, giving the protein MRKKLWIWFVFLMVMGMSVCYGANEPVTVEFWNGHTGPDGEVMSKLAKLYEESHPNVKIHTISMAWDQLFTKAELAISQGSGPDLLTLPADRMVENAGKVIKPINDLAKKNFKEATFDKSLWDLTFFEKKQYGIPLDTHPYVIYYRKDIFAKNGITVPNDTPLSKEEFLNIAQKLTDKKAGIYGFAFKSLGVHAWWDTWPFFLQAGGKLWDKNGNNPRLDSKAMTEAIGFLKSLQGNVATDQLTDWQTAYSMFVTGYAAMIQHGSWLIPGLNKANIPYGVMMLPKVFDKYASFANMHMFGFTRINEKRTQAALDFVKWMETKNNAYEWGRGSGNVPANLEARAEYARDPIFQPIAKTAELNKKQLYMSPYIKQNATVVYKYLVPTMEAVYRDKNSNVKKAVAEMNKQVKMVLKK; this is encoded by the coding sequence ATGAGAAAAAAGCTATGGATTTGGTTTGTTTTCCTGATGGTGATGGGCATGTCGGTGTGTTATGGAGCCAACGAACCGGTGACGGTAGAATTTTGGAACGGTCATACCGGACCGGATGGCGAGGTAATGAGTAAACTGGCGAAACTTTATGAAGAGTCGCACCCTAACGTGAAGATTCATACGATCTCGATGGCCTGGGATCAATTGTTTACCAAAGCGGAACTGGCGATCTCACAGGGAAGCGGTCCTGACTTGCTGACCTTGCCGGCTGACCGGATGGTCGAGAATGCAGGGAAAGTCATTAAACCCATCAACGATCTGGCCAAAAAAAACTTTAAAGAGGCAACATTCGATAAGTCATTATGGGACTTGACCTTTTTCGAGAAGAAACAGTATGGTATTCCGTTGGACACTCATCCGTATGTAATCTATTACCGCAAAGATATTTTTGCCAAAAACGGCATTACAGTCCCTAACGATACTCCGTTGAGCAAAGAAGAATTTCTGAACATCGCCCAGAAGCTGACGGATAAGAAAGCCGGAATCTATGGGTTCGCTTTTAAAAGCTTAGGGGTCCATGCTTGGTGGGATACCTGGCCGTTTTTCCTGCAAGCGGGCGGCAAGTTGTGGGATAAAAACGGTAATAATCCCAGGCTGGACAGCAAGGCAATGACCGAGGCAATCGGCTTTCTAAAGTCTCTCCAGGGAAATGTGGCCACCGATCAATTGACGGACTGGCAGACCGCATATTCGATGTTTGTCACCGGCTATGCCGCCATGATTCAGCATGGTTCATGGTTGATTCCCGGGCTGAATAAGGCCAATATACCCTACGGAGTCATGATGCTGCCCAAGGTTTTCGACAAATATGCCTCCTTTGCGAATATGCACATGTTCGGCTTTACCCGGATTAATGAAAAGCGGACCCAAGCCGCCCTGGACTTCGTGAAATGGATGGAAACCAAGAATAACGCTTATGAGTGGGGAAGAGGCTCCGGAAATGTTCCCGCCAATTTGGAAGCCCGGGCCGAATACGCGCGTGATCCCATCTTCCAACCGATCGCCAAGACCGCGGAACTGAACAAGAAGCAATTGTATATGAGTCCGTATATCAAACAAAATGCTACAGTCGTTTATAAATATTTAGTGCCTACGATGGAGGCAGTCTACAGGGATAAGAATTCCAACGTCAAGAAGGCTGTCGCGGAAATGAATAAACAGGTGAAAATGGTCCTAAAGAAGTAA
- a CDS encoding carbohydrate ABC transporter permease has translation MYNRKFAGFLTNFILVILSMLLIYPTVLAFFSSFKSLSDLLGKPVALLPGQFTLDAWKGLFAATPAFRWLGNGLLISVLGMVLNVVVCVPAAYVFARSTSKFVKFFFNLVVATVMLPLAAYLVPLYTVVAKLGLLNTYLSVALPISESVFGIFFLTQSFKNVPAYYEEAAIVDGCTQIQGFLRIFLPIVKNSLITIAIFTFIWKWNSFLWPLMVLNDANKFPLTLGIATAVGNDISWMNSLMAGAIFTIMPIVIMFIMFQRYISGSNVLSGSK, from the coding sequence ATGTATAACAGGAAGTTCGCTGGCTTTCTGACCAATTTCATTCTGGTCATTCTGAGCATGCTGTTAATCTATCCGACGGTTCTGGCCTTTTTCAGCAGCTTCAAATCGTTATCCGATCTCTTGGGAAAACCGGTGGCTTTGCTACCCGGTCAGTTTACGCTCGACGCCTGGAAGGGCCTATTTGCGGCGACACCAGCCTTTCGTTGGCTGGGGAATGGCCTCTTGATTTCGGTGCTGGGAATGGTGCTGAATGTGGTCGTCTGTGTACCGGCCGCCTATGTTTTCGCCAGATCCACCAGCAAATTTGTTAAATTTTTCTTCAATCTGGTAGTTGCTACCGTCATGCTGCCACTCGCCGCGTATCTGGTGCCTCTCTATACGGTCGTGGCCAAGCTGGGTTTGTTGAACACGTATTTGTCGGTAGCGCTGCCGATCTCGGAGAGCGTTTTCGGGATCTTCTTTCTGACCCAATCCTTTAAAAATGTGCCGGCCTATTATGAAGAAGCGGCAATCGTCGACGGTTGCACTCAGATCCAGGGATTTCTGCGGATCTTTCTGCCAATCGTCAAAAATTCCTTGATTACCATTGCCATCTTCACTTTCATTTGGAAGTGGAACAGTTTCTTATGGCCGTTGATGGTTTTAAATGACGCCAATAAGTTTCCTTTGACTTTGGGCATCGCCACCGCGGTCGGAAATGATATCTCCTGGATGAACTCCTTGATGGCCGGGGCGATCTTTACCATCATGCCAATTGTAATCATGTTTATTATGTTTCAGAGATACATCTCGGGAAGCAACGTATTGAGCGGTAGCAAGTGA